The following nucleotide sequence is from Rubrobacter radiotolerans DSM 5868.
CGCCGAAGCCGAGCGAACTCGTCTTGTTTATGTGCTGCGCGCCGACGTTCGAGGTCATGATCAGGACAACGTTCTTGAAGTTGACCTGCCGACCCTGCGCGTCCGTGAGCATCCCGTCTTCGAGGATCTGAAGCAGGATGTTGAAGACGTCCGGGTGGGCCTTCTCGATCTCGTCGAAGAGAACCACGCTGTAGGGCTTCCTTCTCACCTGCTCGGTGAGCTGTCCGCCCTCATCGTAGCCGACGTATCCGGGCGGCGAGCCGACCAGACGGCTGACGGTGTGGCGCTCCATGTACTCGGACATGTCGAGCCGGATCATGGACTCCTGGTTGCCGAAGAGGTACTCGGCGAGCGTCCGGGCAAGCTCGGTCTTCCCGACGCCCGTGGGCCCGAGGAAGACGAACGAGCCGCTCGGGCGGTTCGGGTCCTGGATGCCGGCCATCGTGCGGCGGATGGAGCGGGAGACGGCCTTGATGGCCTCGTCCTGTCCGACGACCCGCCCGTGGAGCGCGTCCTCCATCTTGAGCAGCCGCTCGGACTCCTCCTCGGTCATCTTCTTGACCGGGATGCCCGTCCACATGCTGACGATCTCGGCGATCTCGTCCTCGCCGATGGAGATCCGCTCCGCGGACTCCTCGCCCTCGCCGTCGCCCTCGCGCCAGCTCTTCTCGAGCTCGCGGCGCTGCAGGGTGAGCTTCTTCTCGTCGTCGCGCAGGCGGGCGGCCTCCTCGTACTCCTGCCCGTCTATCGCCTCTTCCTTGCGGCGACGAACCTCGGAGAGCTCCTCGTCTATCTCCTTGTAGTACGGCGGCTGGCTCATCGTCTTGATCTTCATCTTCGACGCCGCCTCGTCCACGAGGTCTATCGCCTTGTCCGGCAGGAAGCGGTCCGAGATGTAGCGGTCGCCGAGCTCCGAGGCGGCCTTGAGGGCCTCGTCGGTTATCTCGATCTTGTGGTGCGCCTCGTACTTGTCGCGCAGGCCCTTGAGGATAAGCTCCGTCTCCTCGACCGACGGCTCCCCGACCTGAATCGTCTGGAAGCGCCGCTCAAGCGCCTTGTCCTTCTCGACGTACTTGCGGTACTCGTCGATCGTCGTCGCGCCGATGACCTGGATCTCACCCCTAGCGAGCGCGGGCTTGAGGATCGAGGCCGCGTCTATCGCGCCCTCGGCCGCTCCTGCTCCGACAAGGTTGTGGATCTCGTCGATGAACAGAAGGATGTCGCCGTGGTCGGTGATCTCCTTCATGATCTTCTTCAGCCGCTCCTCGAACTCACCGCGGTACTTCGAGCCCGCGACGAGCGCCCCGAGGTCGAGGGTGTAGACCTCCTTGTCGGCGAGGATCTCGGGGACGCGTCCCTCGGCGATCTCCTCCGCGAGCCCCTCGACGATGGCGGTCTTCCCGACCCCCGGCTCCCCGATAATGACCGGGTTGTTCTTTGTGCGCCGCACGAGGATCTGCATGATGCGCGCGATCTCCTCGGACCGGCCTATCACCGGGTCGAGCTTGTCCTCCTCGGCGTACTGCGTGAGGTTCCGCCCGTACTGGTCGAGCTGCCGGGTCTTCGGACGCTTGCCGCCCTCGGCCTGACCTCCCCGGCCCTGTCCCTCAGACTGGCCGCCCCGGCCCCCGCGCTGCGACCGGCCGCCGCCGAGCCTTTTCACGACCTCGCGCCTGACCTTGTCCGGGTCGACGTCGAGGTTGCTCATGACGCGCGCGGCAACACCCTCGCTCTCGCGCACGAGCCCGAGCAGGATGTGCTCGGTGCCGATGTAGTTGTGCCCGAGCTGAAGCGCCTCCCGGAGCGCAAGCTCCAGGACCTTCTTCGAGCGCGGCGTGAACGGGGCCTGGCTCCCCGAACCCTCCTCGCCGTAGCCGACGATGCTATCGACCTGATCACGCACGTCGTCGAGCGTGACCCCGAGGTGGTTCAGGGACTGGGCCGCAACCCCTTCATCCTCCCGTAAGAGGCCGAGCAGGAGATGCTCCGTACCTATATAGTTGTGGTTGAACGTCCGGGCCTCTTCCTGGGCAAGGACCACTACCTTGCGGGCCCGCTCTGTAAATCTCTCGAACATTAGAGGAAGCCTCCTCTTCTCTGAGGTCTGTCAACGGCTTCGGGGACACTGCGCTGGGTAGTCCGTCCGAGTGCGTGTTCTCTGCACTCCCGGCCTCCTAGATAGGCGGAATTATACATCCGGCCCGCTCCCGTTCTGTGAAACAAACCCGACTAAAACTCGGCCCGGCCGGGCGGCTCCTCCCGGGCCTGCCGGTCCTTCTACATCGGTCGGTGCGTAAAAAATGGTCTGCAAACGCTGAATCTTTGCCTTTCTTGCGGAGGGCGCCTTCGGGTAAAAGTATACCGCCTTCCGGAGGTGTTCTTCCCGGTCTTTGTGCTCCAGGCAGGCTTTGCGCTCAGAGCGTTATCCGGCCTCAGGCGGTGAGCCGCTCCTTTACGAGCTGCGGCGGCAGCCCGGCGACGAACGGTCCGGCCTTCGGGCCGCTCTTCTTCCCGAGCAGCACCGTGTAGAGCGCCCCGAACGCTCGCTTCGGCTTGAGCCCGAGCTCCACCGCCGTACCGTAGAGCAGGTCCTGCACGGCCTCGCCGTCGGCCTCGCCCTCGCCGAGCCGTCCGGCGACCGTCCCGAGGTACCGGCGCTGCTCTTCATCGAGGGTCGCGGCGGCCTCGGCGGCCTCGTCCCGGGAGAGAACCTTCAGGCGCTGCTCGGGCGGGGCCCACTCCTCGCTCCAGTTCCTTGCGTAACGGAGGTCCCGGGCAAGCTCTTCGCGGCTCTC
It contains:
- a CDS encoding ATP-dependent Clp protease ATP-binding subunit, yielding MFERFTERARKVVVLAQEEARTFNHNYIGTEHLLLGLLREDEGVAAQSLNHLGVTLDDVRDQVDSIVGYGEEGSGSQAPFTPRSKKVLELALREALQLGHNYIGTEHILLGLVRESEGVAARVMSNLDVDPDKVRREVVKRLGGGRSQRGGRGGQSEGQGRGGQAEGGKRPKTRQLDQYGRNLTQYAEEDKLDPVIGRSEEIARIMQILVRRTKNNPVIIGEPGVGKTAIVEGLAEEIAEGRVPEILADKEVYTLDLGALVAGSKYRGEFEERLKKIMKEITDHGDILLFIDEIHNLVGAGAAEGAIDAASILKPALARGEIQVIGATTIDEYRKYVEKDKALERRFQTIQVGEPSVEETELILKGLRDKYEAHHKIEITDEALKAASELGDRYISDRFLPDKAIDLVDEAASKMKIKTMSQPPYYKEIDEELSEVRRRKEEAIDGQEYEEAARLRDDEKKLTLQRRELEKSWREGDGEGEESAERISIGEDEIAEIVSMWTGIPVKKMTEEESERLLKMEDALHGRVVGQDEAIKAVSRSIRRTMAGIQDPNRPSGSFVFLGPTGVGKTELARTLAEYLFGNQESMIRLDMSEYMERHTVSRLVGSPPGYVGYDEGGQLTEQVRRKPYSVVLFDEIEKAHPDVFNILLQILEDGMLTDAQGRQVNFKNVVLIMTSNVGAQHINKTSSLGFGGNEGISYKEMKLRVQSELKKIFRPELLNRIDETIVFHKLEREDMRHIIEIQLKRLRKQMADREVTIEFTTEALDKLSDAGYDPAYGARPLRRVLQRMIEDPMSEMILKGEIPSGSKVTIVPNDISNDDVAEDESIVDIQVSQPQEIVKAEQ